The following nucleotide sequence is from Planctomycetota bacterium.
GGCGCCGTTGTCCGAGGCGGGAGCCGGAAGGATTCCCTGGTTGAACTCGCGGCCGCGGGGCATGAAGCCCATGATGTACGGGAGCGGTTTGCTCGTCGATTCGAGCTGATGGGGGAGGGATCGGGCGCTGAGCCCGCCGAAGGGGATCGGAAAACGCCCCGCCCGGAGCGTGATTCCCTCCAGGAACTCATAGTCGGCGTAGGCGCTTTGGAGCTCGAAGCCGTGGCAGCCGAAGCACGAGCGGGCCGAGACGCTCAGGCGCCGGTCGAGGTGGAGCGAGGCTCCAAGGACGTATTCCCCGGCGACCCCTTCTTCGGGCATCGTGTCGCGCGAATGCCGGTCCGCGAGAAGCGCGTTGAAATCGGTCGAGAAGACCCCGTGGACGCTCCAGGCGGGGAATTTTTCCTCCGCGGGGGCGCGGGGAGGCTCGGGCGGGCGGTCCTGGACGGTCAGCGCGGCGGCCAGCGCGGCGAGGATCGGATTCATGAGATCAGTTGTCCAGGGCCCCCTGTTCGATCCAGTCGAAGAAAAGCTGGATGTCGGAAGAAGCAAGCGCCGGTCGGCCCCGCGGCATGCGGTCGCCGCACCAGGGGACGGCTTGACTGATCTTGTTGTAGACGAAGCTCTGGCTCGCGTCGCCCGGAACGACGCGCTTCGCGCCGGGAGGGATCGAGCCTCCGGAGCAGATCGGATCGACGTTGACCCACGCGCTGCGGGTGGTGTCCGCGTCGGTCATGATCATGTTCGGGACCTGCTGGGCGCCTTCGCCGCTTCCGGTATGGCAACTGCGGCAATTGTTCTGAACGATCGGCCAGACGTTCGCGCTCCAGGAGACGAGCGTCTTGGCGCTCGCCTCGACGGTGTTCTGGTCGGTGTTTCCGGCGGCGTCGCGGGCCCGGACGATGAAGAAATAGGTCGTGTTGGGGGCGAGGGCGACGACCGTGTGGGGGGAGGCGGTCGCCGTGTCGAACGGAGCGCCGAAGTTATAGCAGCCGGAGGTTGTGGAGACGAAGATGTCGTAGGTTACGGAAGAAGCGTCGGTGGCGCCCGACCAGGAGAGGGTGATGGAGGCCGTGCCTGCGGCGGCGGCGGAAGAAACTCCGGAAAAGGTCGGCCGATCCGCATCCGCGAAATCGC
It contains:
- a CDS encoding Ig-like domain-containing protein — encoded protein: MTRAALLTFVALLVPACGGGGGGGGGGPSPFAVLFRAPTPNATDISRTPVVYVQFNRAADPATVTNQNFFLTSGGNPVPAAVSYQPCNFMARLEPSSLPLTAGTYTVHLTADLKDAGGAALAPETFDFTVSDFADADRPTFSGVSSAAAAGTASITLSWSGATDASSVTYDIFVSTTSGCYNFGAPFDTATASPHTVVALAPNTTYFFIVRARDAAGNTDQNTVEASAKTLVSWSANVWPIVQNNCRSCHTGSGEGAQQVPNMIMTDADTTRSAWVNVDPICSGGSIPPGAKRVVPGDASQSFVYNKISQAVPWCGDRMPRGRPALASSDIQLFFDWIEQGALDN